The sequence below is a genomic window from Fuerstiella sp..
TCATTTTGAGTTTCAGGAAACACACGACCTGCGCAATGCCGCTTCCGGCGATCCCTGTCCACGATGTGCAGCAAAGCTGGAAATCGTTCACGGCATCGAGGTTGGCCACGTTTTCAAACTGGGAACAAAGTACACCGAAGCGCTGGACGCCGACTGGCTTGACCGTCAGGAGAAGAAGCATCCCATCATCATGGGTTGCTACGGAATCGGCGTCACACGAGTCGTCGCGGCAATTGTGGAAACCTGTCACGACGATGGCGGGATCCTCTGGCCGGCAGCGGTCGCTCCGTACACCGTCGAAATGATTCCGCTGAATGTCACTGATGAAGCGGTCATGAATGCGGCCAACTCTATCTATGATGAGCTCAGTTCAATCGGGATCGACATCCTGATGGATGACCGCGATCAGCGTCCGGGATTCAAATTCAAGGACGCCGACCTGATCGGTCTGCCTGTGCGGATCATCGTGGGTGGCAAGGGACTCAAGGATGGAATCGTCGAAGTCAGGCGTCGCACCGATTCAGAGGCCACTCGCGTTCCTCTGACGGAAGCGGCATCGTATGTGCAGGAATTGATTGGAAAGCTGTAGCTCAAAATAGCTGCGAAAATCGACGAGCTTCATCTCAACGGCTGCCTGGAGGTCTGAACTACGAACGATCGCTGATGACCTCTCCACCTCCCGGAAGGCCGAATTTCCAACCATTTTTTGACTCCTCGGGGTAGTCGAGGTCGCCAATGAGGGATTCCTCGCCCTCCGCCACGATTGATGGATCGCCGGGGTGGGATTTAATGCTTATTCAGTCGTTTCCGGGTGGCTGAGACTGCGGATTGAATCACTTATGATCCTTGTCCGTGGCTTCGCCCTTAATGCCTTCAGGCCCAACAAAATGATCCTTGTCCGTGGCTTCGCCCTTAACATCTCCAAGCTGATTCATGTTGTCTCCGGAATCCGCGTCTATCTGGTTACTGAGTTCGACCACAGCGGCGGATTCAGGCGAAGGAGCAACCCAAAATCCATCCGCACCGGGTTGCTCCTGCAGTGATGGATTACCAGCGATGATCCAGCCGTTTTTTTGGCTGTTTGCAACTTCCTCATGACCGCTCGTGTCGACCGTTGTCTCGAGGCTTGGATTGCCGATGATCGTCCAGTCGTTTTTTTGGCTGTTTGCAACTTCCTCATGGCCGCTCGTATCGAGAGCAGCCATGCCGGACTCACTCGCGTCGAACTCGGAGAAGGTGGGAAGGTTTCCACCCAGGTCCACCGCCTGAGTATCAACGCTGCCTAACACCGCGCTCAACATGACTCGATCTTCCAGTGCTTCTGTCTGAATTGCAGTGTTTTGTTTTCTCCTGCGCGGTCGGAGTCGTTGACTTGTCAGTCCCTGGATCCCTGCCCATTCTGAAAACGCTTTTCCGCAATTGCTCATAAAATTTGATCTCTCGTTTGGTTGTGGTTAATTCCCCGTGACTCACCCAGACAAATGCATGTCCTGTGCCAATAGGCAAAAAACGTCCACGGGACTGTATTTCACGAGGGCGGACGTCACTCGTGAGGAAAAGTTCCATCAGTATGCAGCGATGTGCCACAAACAACTGCAGCATTTTGCGATGCTGTGCAGCAGGATCACGCAAAACGGATTCAATTGAGAAAACATCGTTTTTTGTGCGGTCGTTGGACAGCCTCTGTGTGTTTCATCCCCTGTCGTTGAAAGTGAAACTCACTCTTCAAATACGAGAGGTTCCTATGTTTTCCGCATCCCAAATATTCAAAAATATATTCCGGACTACCAATCGGCGCCGATCTGTTCGGCGCAGATCTGCAAGTGTGCCGTTCGCAGTCGAACGGATGGAAAGTCGAATGTTACTTTCCGCGGCGACTGTGGGTGGTGTTGCGGGCACTGTTGTCCAATTAACCGACGCGAGCCCGGAAGCTCCCGACAACGTGGCGATCCTCGGACAGGCGAATGGTGTGAGCGCGAGTCCGGAAGCTCCCGACAATGTGGCGATCCTCGGACAGGCGAATGGTGTGAGCGCGAGTCCGGAAGCTCCCGACAATGTGGCGATCCTCGGTCAGGCGAATGGTGTGAGCGCGAGTCCCGAAGCCCCCGACAACGTGGCGATCCTCGGGCAGGCGAACGGTGTGAGCGCTCTCGTTGCACAGGAAGGTGAGGCACTGATGAATACAGGTCTGGCGGACCATTAGGTTGTCGATGGAGTCATGGATGCCGGACACACCAAAGACGAAGCCTTTAATCCGGGTGAAACGGTAATGGACGAAGACCGGATACAGTGGGTTGAGCCAGCCAATCACGTTCTTTGGTAACAAGAGGTACGAATCTGTCAGAACGATGCCACGCCGTTTCTCCAGCGTGGCATCCGGACAGGCATGTCGTTAGTTCTCCGGGGCTGCTTCGTCGGCCCCGGAAAGACATCGTCTTCGACCGCACCGGGTTGTATGAGGTCGTAACGACTTCTCGGTGTGGAACTGGGACGCCAGTTTACCCACTGCGCTGAGACTTGCTCCGAACCGCCTGGTAATATCCCGGTATGAGCCATCTGCTGGCTCGTAAACGAAAACAATCCGCTCCGGCAAATTGATGGAAAGACTCGCAGTCATCATCAGCTCCATGAGTGACTGCTGTTTTAAGCTCGACCGGTTCCCTGGCTGCTTCTTTCTGGAAACGGTTCTAGTTAACGTCGGACCATCGAGCGGTTTTTTCCTCGCGGAGGGAGATGTTGGCCAGATGGGCGGCGGCAGCCGACCGGACTCCTTCTTCGGCGGGACAGGAAGGTTGCGCCCGTGTGCGGACGCAGTTCACCCAGTCACGAAGGTGATACAGTGCGCCGTCGACCTCCTGATAGAAATCCAGTCCGAGAATGTCACGCTTTCCTTCGATCCGCTGACGGGGTACCACTTTTTTTCCGCGTTCCGGTCGCAATTCATAGCGGCCGCGGTCGCAGTATAGGTTTGCCTCGGTGCCCATCAACAGCAGTGATGACCGATTCTGGTGGTTGACGAACGTTCCTTCGAAGTACGCCTGCAGGCGTACTTCGGGATACGACAGCAACGTTTGTACCGTGTCGGGTGTTTCCCAAACACCTGCGGTAGCAAAGTGATTGCCGATGCTCATCGCCAGTTCCGGATTACCCATGTCGAGCATCCAGTAGGCCGTATCAATCCAGTGCACCATCAGATCTGTGAAGATTCCGCCTCCAAAGTCCCAGAACCACCGCCAGTTTCGCATCCGGTACTCATCGAACGGCTGTTGCGGAGCGTTACCCAAAAACTGCTTCCAGCGTACGCTGCCAGGATCGATTCCGTATTTAGTTCGCCCTCGGTGATTTGAGTTGCGATTCCAGGAAAGCCGAATCTTGTGAATTGCGCCCAGTTGCCCGGATCGCACAATTTCGCGGGCTTCCTGCAGATGTGGGATGCTTCTTTGCTGAGTGCCGACTTGGACGATGCGCCTGTTTTCATTCTGGGCGGCGATCACTTCTGCAGCTTCATCCAGATCGTGTGTGAGCGGTTTTTCGACGTAGACATCCTTTCCGGCTGCACAGGCATCAACCGTCATTGGTACGTGCCAATGGTCGGGCGCAGCAATCAGTACCGCGTCAATGTCCGGCCGTTCCAGCAGACGTCGGTAATCGGTTCCCTCACGGATGGCCTTCGGATCCGCCAGCTTGGATCCTGTGGCCAGGTGTCCGTCCCACACATCGCAAACTGCGGCAAGCCGTACGTTGGGGATCATCGCCAATCGCGGCATCAGGGTTCTTTGAGCTCTGCCGCCGGTGCCAATGCAGGCGACATTCAATGTGTCATTTGCCGAATAGCCGCGGGCGGATTCAACAGGCATCGTTGACATCGCAGCGGCGCCCACAGCCAAAAACTGTCGGCGCGGAATATGATTGTTCATTGTGTAAGTTCACCTGAATCGGATATTGTGATCATTGGTTCTTCAGCACAGACGTCGCGTGTTCCGGCGATGTTGACACCGGTGTTCTACAAACTTAACCGCTGATATGGAGCAAAAAATGCTTCGCAGAGTCCAGGAAATTTCCGAAATGCTGCTTAGTCTGGCAGTCGTCATGGTGCTGGCGGAAGATGTCCTGGCCGAAAACTGGCCGCGATTTCGCGGTCCCGGCGGATCCGGTATAAGCAGTCAGCAGGGGCTGCCGGTCGAATGGTCTGATGCTGATTACGAATGGAAAACAGATCTGCCAGGACGGGGACATTCGTCGCCGTGTATCTGGGATGACCACCTGTTTTTGACGTCGGCCACTGACGAAGGCCGCACACGAATCCTGCTGGATATTGACGTGAACAACGGCGATGTTCGTTGGTCGCGATCGGTCGAATCCGCGACTCATCCCATCCACGACCTGAACAGTTATGCCTCAGGAACACCGACAACAGACGGCAAATATGTTTATGTGCTGTTTGTTTCCGATGAACAGATGCAGGTCACAGCCTGCGACTTCCAGGGAAACCAAATCTGGCAGCGGGATCTGGGGCCGTTCTTTCAGCGCGACGATCAGGTTCACGGCTGTGGAGCTTCACCGATCGTATTCGAAGATCTTGTCATCATCGCCAATCAGCAGGATGGCCCGGCATCGATCATTGCTCTGGATTCATCGACAGGTCATACCCGATGGAAAAATGATCGAACGCTGAGAATGACGGCTCATTCCACGCCGGTGCTGCTGCGACGTCCGAATTCAGAACCGCGGCTGTTTGTTTCCAATTTAGGCGACGGAATTGCGGCACTCAATCCGAAAAATGGTGAACTTCTGTTTCGCGCGGACGTCCTGGATGCCCGCTGCGTGGGTTCACCACTGGTAGCCGGTGAACTCGTGCTGGCCACCAGTGGCGGAGGTGGACGCGGGACATCCATGGGAGCGGTTCCCATTGACAGCAGCGGGGACCTGGATCTGTCGTCTGCGGTATGGACCCGCAACCGGGCACTTCCGTATGTGCCCACTCCGATTGCGGTGGATGAATCTGTATTTCTGTGGGGAGACAACGGCGTGGTGGTGTGTCTGGAGGCGAAAACAGGCGAGGAGACCTGGACCAGTCGTGTTGCCGGCAACTACTCAGGATCGCCTGTTTGTGCCGACGGTCGGATTTACTGTGTGGCCCAGGACGGAACGGTGGCCGTCATTGAAGCCAGTCAGGAATTCAGGCTTCTGGCCAGAAACAGTCTCGGTGAGCGTTCCCACAGCACGCCCGCGATTGCAGCCGGCAGAATGTTTATTCGCGGCTTTGAACATTTGTTTTGTCTGAAAGCCCGAACGGAACTGAATACACCGCCCCCGGAGTAACGTGTCTTCAGACAGTTCGTGTGTTCAGTGGCCGGTTAAATTCTGAGGATCGCCTGGTGCGATTTTGGCTGAGCTGAATCCGGCGAAGCATTAGCGGTGCTGTTCCATTCGTCGTGGGAAACGGTCTGACGACGCGACGCCAGCTGCAGCCGATAATTCAGCTGCGGCCGATAATGTAGCCCTGCGGATCGACGTCCTCCCGCAAAACTCGCAGCGATTCGTCGTCCGGCACCGGCGTGCGTCCGAGTGGCTCCTGAATGAGCAGTTCAAAGTCTGTGTTATCGCGCACTTCCTCCAGGGTGACCCCAGGATGCAGCGATTCGACCTGCATCCGTTTCGACTGCTGGTGGAACCCCATCACGGCAAGATTAGTGATCACTTTATACGGACCGGTTCCTGGCGGTAATCCGGATCGTTCTCTCGCGCCAGGTCCGTCCAGGAATCCGGGCGTGGTGATAAAGTCAACTCGTTCGGTAAAGCGTCGTCGATCGTGCGGGGTAATGACCAGAATCCGCCAGCACAAAGATCCCAGATCGTTGGCGCCACCACTGCCGGGAAGACGGACGGTGGGCTGCCGGTGGTCATCACCAATTTGAGTGGAATTCAGATTTCCAAACATGTCGATCTGGGCACCTCCGAGAAACGTGTAGTCAACCAGTCCGCGCTGGCAGGTTTCCATTACGTCTCCCATACTGGTGGCCATCAATCCCTGATAGAAAGTACGGGAATCCCCGACACTGATGGGCATTCGAGGCAGCAACGGACCGATGCCGCCGGCTTCAAACATCAAAGTCAGGTTCGGTGCGGTCGTCTTTTGTGCCAGCATGGATGCGGCACACGGAGCCCCCGTTCCGACCACCACCATTGCGCCGTCATCGATCAGCCGCGATGCCGCACAAATCATCATCTCCATGGAATTGAAGTCAGCCATGCGGATTATTTCATTAACTCTTCACGACGCAGTTCTTCAAGCCGTGCCGGTCCGGCACACAGGTCCAGATATTCAGAAAATTCATGAGTACCAAACAGAATACGATCAAGGAATTCCTGAAGTGATTCGGATTCCGCTTCTGCGGTGAGCCACTCCCGCAGGTGCACTTCGTCTGAGAAATATTCGTAGGGCATATTGCCCGGATAGCTGCCGAACGGCACTTCACAAACTGCATCGACGCAGTAAAAGGGAATCATCGTCGATGACGGATCCCGGCGGATTTCATCGTTGTCGATGAGTCGCTCGCAGGTGATGATCAGTTTTTTGGCAGCTCGGGCCACGTGGTAGTCGGCGACAGTTGTGCCACGAATACGGCAGTTGCCGAAGCAGTCGGCTTCGTGCACGTGAATAGCGGCAACATCCGGCCAGAGTGCCGGAACCGCAATCAGGGTCTCTCCGGTATACGGACAGGTGATCTGCTTAGCAGCGCTGTGCCGAAAGGTGTCGCTCCCCGCCAGTGAACGGACCGGCAGGAAAGATACTCCCATTGCCGCTGCCTGAAACCTGAGCGCCAGGGTGTAGTTTGACCATTCGCAGACGGCGATGTTTCCGCTTTGCATGACTCTTCGGGCGTGCGGTGAAAGTCCACGTGCTTCCAGTCCGACAACGTATGCCGCATCGACCCGATCAAACAACTGGCCGCGACCCGTGAGGTTCCCGGCGCACAGAATCTGAAAATCATGCGTCGTGGTGTGGCCGGCAATCCCGAGTTTCTGTTTTTTCTGACGCACGACTTCATGGATCACGGCCGTGGCAATACGGTCGCCGCCAAAGCCACCCGAGGCCAGATAATCACCGTCGTTAATAAATCGCGACACCGCTTCCGTGACCGACATGACCTTGTCGACCATGCCTTTGGGCTTTGTGCGGAAGTCGTTGCGGGCCGAATTGCAGTCGGGAGAACTGAAGAGTGGTCCGTCGGACTGTTGCTGCTTTACGATTTCGGTCATACAGGGTCAATCAAAGTAGCGGCCTGTTTACTGCTGTTCGAGGTAATAGGGGCGAAATTGGAATAGCAGCGGGTCCGCAGGGTCAACGGTCACTGCTACGCCTGCAACGTTGGGTGAACCAAAGACTTCCATGCGGGTAAAGTTCAGCCATAACTTTCCGGTGGCACGTCTGAATGGCTGGTCGATGCGGTAGTAATGCGTATCACCATGGATGCAGATCACTGGCCTGCGATATTCCTGAAGAAACGCGCGAACCGTGGCCAGAAAGTCGGTGAACCCTGGGTCTTGACCTTTTTCGAAGTCGGGGTTGGCATGAATCACAAGAGCCACTCCGCTGGCATTCGAGGCTTCGGCGGCAGCAAAACTTTCGTTAAGAAACGCGATATTCGCTGAGTTGCGCTGTTCGAATTCCTGCATCGCATCTGTGTTACCGGTACGCATGTTGTTTCCGCTGCCAACAACATGCGTCACAATGAACATGACGCCGGATTTCTGAAAACGGTAGTTCTCGACATACTGTGAAAACTGTGTGTGGCGGCTTTGATGAACTGCCTGAAGCTGGCTGAGACGCAGGGTGGATGTATCGTGAAAAAACAATTCCCGCAATTTGCCCAGACGTTCAATCGGATCCGAACCGGTACCGTGGCAGTCTGTCCATTCGTTGTCGCCGGGAGTGTAAACCACCGGCTTCGGGTACGTACGAAATATGTCTCGTATTTTGCCGAAGGTCTCATCACTGCACGGCATGCTTTGAGCTTTGATGTCACCGACATGCATCAGGAATGCAAAGTCTTCTCGCTCTGACTGCTGCAGAAGCCGACGAAACGGAAGATCCTGTTCCGGCTTGTACGGGAGATCGCCCGTGGCCAGAAACCGAAATCCCTTTTCCTTCTCGGCTGCTAAAGACGGAGACAGACAACACACCACACAGAAAATTGTGGCTGTAATCATTGAATGATTCATCAGGTTGGTTCCGGAAAGGAGCGAAGCTGTTCAGATGATTCGATCGTAGCCAGGACGACCGGAGAATTCGAATTCAAATCCCGGAAACCAGCAGATGCTGCCAAGCCGCAAAATTCCGGATCCGATTTCGAAGCAGCCCTGCTCTTTTTCGAACACTCGGGCTTCTCAATCGTCAATTCTGTTTTTGCAGCGTTTGGCCACCCGTTTTATCGACGCTTCAATTTGGGATCAGTTTTACGGACGGATACCAACTCACTGGATGACATCAGTCAACACCAGGCACACCGATGGTTTTGAGAATCGTTCTGAGTTCCGCGACCTCGTCATTTGTGAGTTCACGAGTTGGAAGACGGCTGGGCCCATGCGGGCGTCCGACAATCTTGAGAGCTGCACAGATGACCGGGCTTTCCGCAGCCGTTCGGTTCCACATCCGACCACGGAACTGAGACCATGGCCAGTTGATAGCCGTGATTTTTTGCTGAGCTGCCACATAATCTCCGGCCTCCAGAAGTTTCCAGACGGACAAGTCGTGTTCCGGCCAGATCGTGCACAAATGTGTGACAAAGCCCGTACCGCCGAGTAGATGATTCATAACGGACAGCCCCTGATTGTCGACAATCGCCAGTCGGTCTGAAAGTTCCTGGATGCCGCGCTGGTAGACGGAAGTATCCGGACTGGACCATTTCAGGGACACGCAGCGTTCCAGGGCTGCAAGTTCATTCAGCTGGTCAAGGGACATGTCGTAGCCCTCCCAGTGCGTGTTATAGATCATGATTGCGACTTTGCTGGTGGCATCATGCACGGCCTGAAACAAACGCAGACAGTCGCCACTGGATGAGGCATAGTAATAACCGGGTGAAAACTGAATTCCATAGGCACCGATCTCTTCTGCGTAACGAGCCATTTCAATTGTTACTGAAACGTTGGTGTCCTGTGCACCCACAAGCGTTGGCACACGTCCTTCGGCCGCTTCCACAATCGTCTTTGAAACGGCTTTGCGTTCTTCGATTGACAGCATAGGAAAGTCACCGCCCGCGCCCACGGCCAGCAGGACTCCGGATCCGTTGACGACGCCGTGGTCGATGACATAACGCACGTTTTCGCGGATGCCGGCGTGATCAATCGAAAGGTCCTCATTAAAGTTCGTTACCACGGGGATCATGGGACCGCGGAGTGACTGTTTGACTTCTTTGATGTCCATAAATGGGCTCGGTTTCCAGGGGGGTAACGATGTTGAAGTGTCAGCCTGGTTTCAGAATGCTGTCAGAGCTATGTCTTCTGAGGGCATTTTCGAACAGAGAGCTCTGTTCGAATTCGGAAAACCAGCTGACTTCGTGAAAAAGGAACCAGTACAGATCTGCCGTGGAACGCACGTCCGATCAATCTGCAGGCCATGCAATCCAGCAGGAAATGTCAGGAATCATGGGGCTGCAGCGATGGAATTCTACGTCGTACGCGGTGGTGGTTTCAACGAACGTAACATTCCCATCCCGGGGGATATACGGGTGTCATCGTGTGGTGAATTCAGGGGGCACGATCTGCACGTCGGCATCCGCGCAGCGACAAAGACTGTTTTCGACCGGAAACGCGTAAAGATACTCTTGATCTCAATGCTGCCGGCCTGCGTTGTATTCGTCCCCGCATGCTCGGTAGTGATGTCGATCATGGATGGTTATGGCCATGGATCAAGACAGGCGCCACTCGGTCGTGGTCCGGTTGGTCTCCATGGGATTGATTCGTACGATTGATACGACACATCAAGCCAGGGAGTTTCCAGACGTTGGTGCCCGTTCAGACGTGAGGTCAGGGCTGCCTCCAGCACACCAGTCGTTAAAAGGGTGCGTTCCACCGGATAAGCCGGTACTCCGCTGAGAAACATGTCTTCCACATTGAGTGACAGATAAGCAAAGTGGGCAAACGGTCCCTCGATGACATCACCGTGGCCCTGGGCATAAAACTCCGTGGCCACAATTCCGTCAGTCGTTCGGGCCGCATACGCTAAATCGCGGACGTATCCTTCGAGCATCAGAGCCACGCCGCGAAATCCGTCGCGATACTCAACCAGTATCACTGCCGGATTGCTGCAATGTTCTTCAATACGTCCATCCGGTTTGTTCTCGATCGTTGAGCATGCCGCCTCTGCCAGTTCGCGTGACCAGTGTCCGTCATCAGCAGCCTGCCAGACGGCGTCACCTTCCAGACAGGTCACCGCGGCGACACCGCTTTCTCCGCCTGCTCGGCGCTCCACCATGCACTCCAGCACTTCCAGCGTATGGAACCCGTAAATATCGAGCCCGGAGAACCCGATGGCAACAGCCTCGGACATTTCCGTGTTGCGATCATGCTCCAGCCACGGGTTCCGCCACACAAGCGGCAGTGAGGATCCCGCCATGAACGGTATGTCCAGTTCCGCAGCACGATCGACCATCCATTTTGCATCATGCCAGTTCCAGGACAGGTGCTTGTCGTTGAAAACCGGTATGGCACGGTCGCCGGTGGCGATCACACCACAGATTTGCTCCATGAAATATTTACGAGGAAAAAGTTGCTGTTCTTTTTCATTCCATGCGTAGTCCCCATGCTCACCGATCAGCAGTACGCCGTCGACAGCCAGTTTGTCCCCGCCCAGCGTCAGTGCCTTGACGATACTGGGATAGACCGGGACATCGTGCTCGTCAGCAATCGCGCGCCCCACGTCGTTCTCAGTGAACTGATCAATGTACATTGAGACCAGATCGACTCGAGGTGCGTGCCGACCCTCGTCAGTCGGAAACCCCTTGAGGAACTTCGTCACTACAACATCGGCATGGGAGCCGGCAAAATACTCGGTAATGATGGCAGCAATACGTTGACGTTCGGGCATGATCAGTCAGCCTGCGGAGTGGCGCGGAAATCTTTTCTCAATGTGAATACAATAAGAACCACGAGCAACCCGGCGCCGACACCGAGTACGATGGCATAGACCAGAAACACAGATCGCAGATCTGTGATGGAGCCCGTGTCGCGGAGGTAGCCGATGACCGGGTAGGGCCAGGTTCCCAGTACCGAAACCACGTTTAAGAGCCCAATGGCGGTCGAGCGCGCCGCCGGATCGACAACCTCGAACGTGGTGGTCCACAGATTCGAGAAATACAGCCAAACCCCGACTCCACAGATGAACAAGGCCGTCTGGATTACGATCGGGTGTTCAACTGTTGCGATGACGAAGATCGCAGGAACTCCGATGATCAGGCCGGCAATCTGTACGAGAAATCTGCCCGACATATGCCGCCGGGAGAGAAAATCGGCCAGGATGCCGCCTGTGAGGATGCCGATGGCTGCACCAATCTGAGGGGCCAGGGTCGCCATCAGGCCGGACTCCCCAAGATTCATCCCATAGTGTTCTTCAAAATGCTTAGGCAGAAAGTAGCTCAACTGCTGCCAGACGTTGCCAACCAGAACATAGGCCAACCCCAACAGCAGAAAACTGGGGACGATCAATACAGCCTGGATCGTCCCGACCAGTGTACTGCCGGATTTGCCGAGCCCGGTGTCGCCACGCTCGGTTCGGTCCGGTTCTCGCAACAGCGCGCAGAGAGTGGCCACAACGACCAGTCCGAGGCCTGCGAACCAAAATATCATAACCCGCCAGCTGAACACATCGGCAAGTGTTCCACCGGCCCAGCCCGCCATGACGACCGCAACCGGCGAGGAGAGCAAATAGATGGCGACAGCACGGGAACGGTTTTGCTGAGTAAAACAGTCCGCCATGATTCCGGCAATCGCCGGGACACTCGCTGCCTGTGCCGCCGCAGACAAAATCCGCAGAATCAGGAAGTCGTAAAAACCCTGTGCACACCCGATGCCCGCCAGCAGTACAGTACTCAAACTGAGTGCCACGATGAGGATCGAACGCCGACGGAACCGATCGCTCAGATAGGCGACAAAGAGTGCCGACAGTGAATACGTTATCTGCCAGGCCAGCGTGGCAGAATGCAGTTGGCTTTCACTGAGATTCAGTTCCTTAAGCAGCGGTGTCTGAATGAAGGTGAAAACGCTGCGGTGCGTGTAGAGGATGAA
It includes:
- a CDS encoding His/Gly/Thr/Pro-type tRNA ligase C-terminal domain-containing protein codes for the protein HFEFQETHDLRNAASGDPCPRCAAKLEIVHGIEVGHVFKLGTKYTEALDADWLDRQEKKHPIIMGCYGIGVTRVVAAIVETCHDDGGILWPAAVAPYTVEMIPLNVTDEAVMNAANSIYDELSSIGIDILMDDRDQRPGFKFKDADLIGLPVRIIVGGKGLKDGIVEVRRRTDSEATRVPLTEAASYVQELIGKL
- a CDS encoding Gfo/Idh/MocA family oxidoreductase; protein product: MNNHIPRRQFLAVGAAAMSTMPVESARGYSANDTLNVACIGTGGRAQRTLMPRLAMIPNVRLAAVCDVWDGHLATGSKLADPKAIREGTDYRRLLERPDIDAVLIAAPDHWHVPMTVDACAAGKDVYVEKPLTHDLDEAAEVIAAQNENRRIVQVGTQQRSIPHLQEAREIVRSGQLGAIHKIRLSWNRNSNHRGRTKYGIDPGSVRWKQFLGNAPQQPFDEYRMRNWRWFWDFGGGIFTDLMVHWIDTAYWMLDMGNPELAMSIGNHFATAGVWETPDTVQTLLSYPEVRLQAYFEGTFVNHQNRSSLLLMGTEANLYCDRGRYELRPERGKKVVPRQRIEGKRDILGLDFYQEVDGALYHLRDWVNCVRTRAQPSCPAEEGVRSAAAAHLANISLREEKTARWSDVN
- a CDS encoding PQQ-like beta-propeller repeat protein, with protein sequence MLRRVQEISEMLLSLAVVMVLAEDVLAENWPRFRGPGGSGISSQQGLPVEWSDADYEWKTDLPGRGHSSPCIWDDHLFLTSATDEGRTRILLDIDVNNGDVRWSRSVESATHPIHDLNSYASGTPTTDGKYVYVLFVSDEQMQVTACDFQGNQIWQRDLGPFFQRDDQVHGCGASPIVFEDLVIIANQQDGPASIIALDSSTGHTRWKNDRTLRMTAHSTPVLLRRPNSEPRLFVSNLGDGIAALNPKNGELLFRADVLDARCVGSPLVAGELVLATSGGGGRGTSMGAVPIDSSGDLDLSSAVWTRNRALPYVPTPIAVDESVFLWGDNGVVVCLEAKTGEETWTSRVAGNYSGSPVCADGRIYCVAQDGTVAVIEASQEFRLLARNSLGERSHSTPAIAAGRMFIRGFEHLFCLKARTELNTPPPE
- a CDS encoding metallophosphoesterase; amino-acid sequence: MNHSMITATIFCVVCCLSPSLAAEKEKGFRFLATGDLPYKPEQDLPFRRLLQQSEREDFAFLMHVGDIKAQSMPCSDETFGKIRDIFRTYPKPVVYTPGDNEWTDCHGTGSDPIERLGKLRELFFHDTSTLRLSQLQAVHQSRHTQFSQYVENYRFQKSGVMFIVTHVVGSGNNMRTGNTDAMQEFEQRNSANIAFLNESFAAAEASNASGVALVIHANPDFEKGQDPGFTDFLATVRAFLQEYRRPVICIHGDTHYYRIDQPFRRATGKLWLNFTRMEVFGSPNVAGVAVTVDPADPLLFQFRPYYLEQQ
- a CDS encoding dihydrodipicolinate synthase family protein; amino-acid sequence: MDIKEVKQSLRGPMIPVVTNFNEDLSIDHAGIRENVRYVIDHGVVNGSGVLLAVGAGGDFPMLSIEERKAVSKTIVEAAEGRVPTLVGAQDTNVSVTIEMARYAEEIGAYGIQFSPGYYYASSSGDCLRLFQAVHDATSKVAIMIYNTHWEGYDMSLDQLNELAALERCVSLKWSSPDTSVYQRGIQELSDRLAIVDNQGLSVMNHLLGGTGFVTHLCTIWPEHDLSVWKLLEAGDYVAAQQKITAINWPWSQFRGRMWNRTAAESPVICAALKIVGRPHGPSRLPTRELTNDEVAELRTILKTIGVPGVD
- a CDS encoding MFS transporter, translated to MKGSKPTDGDTSSQRPAGLQSDRPAVSMPSAHGVPDRWFILSLLLLNYFILYTHRSVFTFIQTPLLKELNLSESQLHSATLAWQITYSLSALFVAYLSDRFRRRSILIVALSLSTVLLAGIGCAQGFYDFLILRILSAAAQAASVPAIAGIMADCFTQQNRSRAVAIYLLSSPVAVVMAGWAGGTLADVFSWRVMIFWFAGLGLVVVATLCALLREPDRTERGDTGLGKSGSTLVGTIQAVLIVPSFLLLGLAYVLVGNVWQQLSYFLPKHFEEHYGMNLGESGLMATLAPQIGAAIGILTGGILADFLSRRHMSGRFLVQIAGLIIGVPAIFVIATVEHPIVIQTALFICGVGVWLYFSNLWTTTFEVVDPAARSTAIGLLNVVSVLGTWPYPVIGYLRDTGSITDLRSVFLVYAIVLGVGAGLLVVLIVFTLRKDFRATPQAD